A DNA window from Polyangium spumosum contains the following coding sequences:
- a CDS encoding MopE-related protein encodes MKSGRTMRLGLFAALLPGMAAVLLGSGCVDDAYCFSDCGPSASGSGASGGMGGEGGEGGSIGFGGFSQVGGGPPCEADLLTDVENCGACGNKCLLASAFPRCEQGVCVVDTCVAGSYDVDGDPKNGCEYACPVPVLGPEQCNGIDDDCDGKVDAADPDLAAPANLCTVTAGTPCEGTMVVCNGSSGWSCVYPPEVEVVSGFVRITETRCDGVDGNCDGSVDEWFQDLGAACDDGGLGKCADVGVVVCDPQNPATTICDLSALPDAQPPTPEQCNGVDDDCDGFVDEELDPAAFEMDPIPGSIPPAFVDRYEASRPDATAQVAGILEAVACSKPLVLPWTGGSYAEAEAACAARGPGFRLCSSSELEAACGGPANTLYPYGPTYDAMACLGVDNAAAMGVAIPTGSLAACVSSAGPRDLSGNVTEWTRTQTNVAAAPNRIFQLHGGSWLSPALGLACTMELPARAAEGTLLPNIGFRCCRQ; translated from the coding sequence ATGAAATCGGGACGAACGATGCGGCTCGGGCTCTTCGCGGCCCTCCTCCCCGGCATGGCCGCCGTCCTCCTCGGGAGCGGCTGCGTGGACGACGCGTATTGTTTCTCCGATTGTGGCCCTTCGGCCTCGGGCAGCGGCGCCTCCGGCGGGATGGGCGGCGAGGGCGGCGAGGGCGGCAGCATCGGGTTCGGCGGCTTCTCGCAGGTGGGCGGCGGCCCGCCCTGCGAGGCCGACCTGCTCACCGACGTCGAGAACTGCGGCGCCTGCGGCAACAAATGCTTGCTCGCGAGCGCCTTCCCGCGCTGCGAGCAGGGCGTCTGCGTGGTCGACACCTGCGTCGCCGGCTCCTACGACGTCGACGGGGACCCGAAGAACGGCTGCGAATACGCCTGCCCCGTGCCCGTGCTCGGCCCGGAGCAATGCAACGGCATCGACGACGATTGCGACGGCAAGGTGGACGCGGCCGATCCGGACCTCGCCGCGCCGGCGAACCTCTGCACGGTGACGGCCGGGACGCCTTGCGAGGGGACGATGGTCGTCTGCAACGGGTCGTCCGGCTGGTCGTGCGTGTATCCGCCCGAGGTCGAGGTCGTCTCCGGCTTCGTGCGGATCACCGAGACGCGCTGCGACGGCGTCGACGGCAACTGCGACGGCAGCGTGGACGAGTGGTTCCAGGACCTCGGCGCCGCCTGCGACGACGGCGGGCTCGGCAAATGCGCCGATGTCGGCGTCGTCGTGTGTGATCCGCAGAACCCGGCCACCACGATCTGCGACCTCTCGGCCCTGCCCGATGCGCAGCCGCCCACGCCCGAGCAATGCAACGGCGTCGACGACGATTGCGACGGGTTCGTCGACGAAGAGCTCGATCCTGCCGCGTTCGAGATGGATCCGATCCCCGGCTCGATCCCGCCCGCCTTCGTGGACCGATACGAGGCCTCGCGGCCGGACGCGACCGCGCAGGTCGCGGGGATCCTCGAGGCCGTGGCCTGCAGCAAGCCGCTCGTCCTGCCCTGGACCGGTGGCTCGTACGCCGAGGCCGAGGCCGCCTGCGCGGCGCGTGGCCCGGGCTTCCGCCTCTGCTCGTCCTCCGAACTCGAAGCGGCCTGCGGCGGCCCCGCGAACACGCTTTATCCGTATGGCCCGACGTACGACGCCATGGCTTGCCTCGGCGTGGACAACGCCGCGGCCATGGGCGTGGCGATCCCGACGGGCAGCCTCGCGGCATGCGTCTCGAGCGCGGGGCCGCGGGATCTCTCGGGCAACGTGACCGAATGGACCCGCACGCAGACGAACGTCGCGGCCGCGCCGAACCGGATCTTTCAGCTCCACGGCGGCTCGTGGCTCTCGCCGGCGCTCGGCCTCGCCTGCACGATGGAGCTGCCGGCGCGCGCGGCCGAAGGCACGTTGCTCCCCAACATCGGCTTCCGCTGCTGCCGGCAATAG
- a CDS encoding phage holin family protein, translating to MSLRNTGFRPFPLVMMLAAGSWGCATLPKTGVESTGEPLNVEVRTETHTYVTQAKVGEVQHRDARGRYVGSSSIYENRMGAYDITRWQVFQGETPIDDQDFFNIAGDTEAATQIATYRAKGVMMNRVGLGMAIGGGALALASIILGSALVAKNEYGLESRPTWTTWSMTGGLIVGAVGGSLALVGNARTKRKHPIDDPQRAANAAKRYNQAIGEQPEPIEEEPRPRRKRRR from the coding sequence ATGAGTCTTCGCAATACAGGGTTTCGCCCGTTTCCTCTCGTGATGATGCTCGCCGCGGGGTCGTGGGGGTGCGCGACCCTGCCCAAGACGGGGGTCGAGTCCACGGGCGAGCCGCTGAACGTCGAGGTCCGCACCGAGACGCACACGTACGTCACGCAGGCGAAGGTCGGCGAGGTGCAGCATCGCGACGCGCGAGGCCGCTACGTCGGCTCGTCGTCGATTTACGAGAACCGGATGGGTGCGTACGACATCACGCGCTGGCAGGTTTTTCAGGGCGAGACGCCGATCGACGATCAGGACTTCTTCAACATCGCGGGTGACACGGAGGCGGCGACCCAGATCGCCACGTACCGCGCCAAGGGCGTGATGATGAACCGCGTCGGGCTCGGGATGGCCATCGGGGGCGGCGCGCTCGCGCTCGCCAGTATCATCCTCGGGTCCGCGCTCGTCGCGAAGAACGAGTACGGCCTCGAGTCCCGGCCGACGTGGACCACGTGGTCGATGACGGGCGGGCTCATCGTGGGGGCCGTCGGCGGCAGCCTCGCCCTGGTCGGGAACGCGCGCACGAAACGGAAGCACCCGATCGACGACCCGCAGCGGGCGGCCAACGCCGCGAAGCGGTACAACCAAGCGATCGGCGAGCAGCCCGAGCCGATCGAGGAAGAGCCACGCCCGCGTCGCAAGCGTCGGCGCTGA
- a CDS encoding MopE-related protein: protein MSRFPAFACAFAALAILLLLGPRALAADLILDGGAAGPAVCPDGGTPVDRLCQVNATPALNTACRYGGEKTFGVVSLTNGALVCVAPYDGANKADTGNLVVKANQITIDATSRIVAKGTGYRGLLCNDGEGPAAAPLSGGRGGCSVLDSGGGGAHFGQGGRGTKDCFVVGSATACEFPQEWEEDCGNLTAAGNACVAANDPNNAVCYGTTNSANGAGDGLPTVAGQPFRHSVYEIEFGAAGGDKGCRDGFEAGLRAGRGGGRIVLFAATANQDGMIDIAGGVSADGNRGCSAGNDSAGGGAGGSILIIGDQVNVASTARISAHGGRGGDSQPKCLPCTTNAQCQAGQTCQAGRCGPCNCTPCTSNAQCNTLLGQTCKNVGGDLGSVCADGANQCTPVDPMDNEVECVGTQNNGTCDDCAGGGGGGIINVQSRVGTIHPQAIFDVRGAKGGICPICAGEAGGGAGELQIDSAYVGEICDGWDNDFDGQVDEDLGVIPCPDGSMIPACVGGVPQICSYDPALCLVPASDARPRFALVLDTSGSMLNDLAGNPTFGDGSVDFPGVDTGSDPDATAGNNSRLFIAKEALTQVLSAFPESDYALARYYQDVGVNRSCQSAANFECAQSCCSYDDPSDNLPPPYPSVYPGNQCVLSQLYPGAGYPSSGTFTGNIPIGWPQEAMEMTPTSDCINYAGSCGPPRRGAQVLVGFNQPIGRYLRWLDGVEDADAMFDASTMEGNHCAMGNCEVRGSGPTPLAGALQATYDYLTPVVTCDSAAACRSYAAILLTDGAESCQGDPQAAAAALFAGVHGKPIPTYVIGFSVLPSEQAQLNQIAVAGGTQQAFFVSSKSELANALAQIIGQNQKFELCNDLDDDCDGLVDEDFPEKGQPCTDGEIGACLGLGTYVCKADGSGTECGIVDPGASPMAEVCNSMDDDCDGLVDEDAMGLPLDCPSCVPSPEVCDGVDNDCDFNIDEEPDVSTNQPMIFGVPCGELTAPNDQAPCQLGTVLCINAMPVCVGFVGPKEELCNGLDEDCDGVGDNMAPCPGDSMCIQAQCAIPCTGGEFPCPPGLACNADGYCLKVTCDDVNCGPGQVCVDGVCQDAPDGGMGGNGGDGGDGGNGGSAGAGGAGGNGGNAAATTGSGGAPDRGTYGLPTGGGGCTCGVASDERQNAGVIAGLIALSCAGLGRRRGARGSRKEAA, encoded by the coding sequence ATGTCACGCTTTCCCGCCTTCGCGTGCGCTTTCGCGGCGCTCGCCATCCTCCTCCTCCTTGGCCCGCGCGCCCTCGCCGCGGACCTGATCCTCGACGGCGGCGCCGCCGGCCCCGCGGTTTGCCCTGATGGCGGCACCCCCGTCGACAGGCTCTGCCAGGTCAACGCGACACCCGCGCTCAATACCGCCTGTCGTTACGGCGGCGAAAAGACGTTCGGCGTCGTGTCCTTGACGAACGGCGCCCTCGTCTGCGTCGCGCCGTACGACGGCGCCAACAAGGCCGACACGGGCAACCTCGTCGTCAAGGCCAACCAGATCACGATCGACGCGACCTCGCGGATCGTCGCGAAGGGCACGGGGTATCGCGGGCTGCTCTGCAACGACGGCGAGGGGCCCGCCGCGGCGCCGCTGTCCGGCGGGCGCGGCGGCTGCTCGGTGCTCGACTCGGGCGGCGGCGGCGCGCATTTCGGGCAGGGCGGGCGCGGCACGAAGGACTGCTTCGTCGTGGGATCGGCGACCGCGTGCGAGTTCCCGCAGGAGTGGGAGGAGGACTGCGGAAACCTCACGGCGGCCGGCAACGCCTGCGTGGCGGCGAACGATCCAAACAACGCCGTCTGTTACGGCACGACGAACAGCGCGAACGGCGCGGGCGACGGGTTGCCCACGGTCGCGGGCCAGCCGTTCCGGCACAGCGTCTACGAGATCGAGTTCGGCGCGGCCGGCGGGGACAAGGGTTGCCGCGACGGCTTCGAGGCGGGGCTACGCGCAGGGCGCGGCGGCGGGCGGATCGTGCTCTTCGCGGCGACGGCGAACCAGGACGGCATGATCGACATCGCCGGCGGCGTGAGCGCCGACGGCAACCGCGGCTGCTCCGCGGGCAACGACTCGGCCGGCGGCGGCGCGGGTGGCTCGATCCTCATCATCGGCGATCAGGTGAACGTGGCCTCGACCGCGCGCATCAGCGCCCACGGCGGCCGCGGCGGCGACTCGCAGCCGAAATGCCTGCCCTGCACGACGAACGCCCAGTGCCAGGCCGGGCAGACCTGCCAGGCGGGCCGCTGCGGGCCCTGCAACTGCACGCCTTGCACCTCGAACGCGCAATGCAACACGCTCCTCGGGCAGACGTGCAAGAACGTCGGCGGTGATCTCGGCTCGGTCTGCGCCGACGGGGCGAACCAGTGCACGCCGGTCGATCCGATGGACAACGAGGTCGAGTGCGTGGGCACGCAGAACAACGGCACCTGCGACGATTGCGCGGGCGGCGGCGGCGGCGGCATCATCAACGTGCAGTCGCGCGTCGGCACGATCCACCCGCAGGCGATCTTCGACGTGCGCGGCGCGAAGGGCGGCATCTGCCCGATCTGCGCCGGCGAGGCGGGCGGCGGCGCGGGCGAGCTCCAGATCGACAGCGCGTACGTCGGCGAGATCTGCGACGGCTGGGACAACGATTTCGACGGCCAGGTCGACGAGGATCTCGGCGTGATCCCCTGCCCGGACGGGAGCATGATCCCGGCCTGCGTGGGCGGCGTCCCGCAGATCTGCTCGTACGACCCGGCGTTGTGCCTGGTCCCCGCGTCCGACGCGCGGCCGCGCTTCGCGCTCGTCCTCGACACGTCGGGCTCGATGCTGAACGACCTCGCGGGCAACCCGACCTTCGGCGACGGCTCGGTGGATTTTCCGGGCGTCGATACGGGCAGCGATCCCGACGCGACGGCCGGGAACAATTCGCGCCTGTTCATCGCCAAGGAGGCGCTCACGCAGGTGCTCAGCGCCTTCCCGGAGAGCGATTACGCGCTCGCCAGGTATTACCAGGACGTCGGCGTCAACCGAAGTTGCCAGTCCGCGGCGAACTTCGAGTGCGCGCAGAGCTGCTGCTCGTACGACGATCCCTCGGACAACCTCCCGCCGCCGTACCCCTCGGTGTACCCGGGTAACCAGTGTGTGCTCTCGCAGCTCTATCCGGGCGCGGGCTATCCGAGCAGCGGGACGTTCACGGGGAACATCCCGATCGGCTGGCCGCAGGAGGCGATGGAGATGACGCCGACCTCGGATTGTATCAACTACGCCGGGTCCTGCGGGCCGCCGCGGCGGGGCGCGCAGGTGCTCGTCGGGTTCAACCAGCCGATCGGCCGTTATTTGCGCTGGCTCGACGGCGTCGAGGACGCGGACGCGATGTTCGACGCGAGCACGATGGAGGGCAACCACTGCGCGATGGGCAACTGCGAGGTGCGCGGCTCGGGCCCGACGCCGCTCGCCGGCGCGCTCCAGGCGACGTACGATTACCTCACGCCCGTCGTCACCTGCGACAGCGCCGCGGCGTGCCGCTCGTACGCCGCCATCCTGCTCACGGACGGCGCCGAGAGCTGCCAGGGCGACCCCCAGGCCGCGGCGGCGGCGCTCTTCGCGGGTGTCCATGGCAAGCCCATCCCGACCTACGTGATCGGCTTCTCCGTGCTCCCGAGCGAGCAGGCGCAGCTCAACCAGATCGCGGTGGCCGGCGGGACCCAGCAGGCGTTTTTCGTCTCGTCGAAGAGCGAGCTCGCCAATGCGCTGGCGCAGATCATCGGCCAGAACCAGAAATTCGAGCTCTGCAACGACCTCGACGACGATTGCGACGGCCTCGTCGACGAGGATTTCCCCGAGAAGGGCCAGCCCTGCACCGACGGCGAGATCGGCGCTTGCCTCGGGCTCGGGACGTACGTCTGCAAGGCCGATGGATCCGGCACCGAGTGCGGGATCGTCGATCCGGGCGCCTCGCCGATGGCCGAGGTCTGCAACAGCATGGACGACGATTGTGACGGCCTCGTCGACGAGGACGCGATGGGCCTGCCGCTCGATTGCCCGAGCTGCGTCCCTTCGCCCGAGGTCTGCGACGGGGTCGACAACGACTGCGATTTCAACATCGACGAGGAGCCGGACGTCTCGACGAACCAGCCGATGATCTTCGGCGTGCCTTGCGGCGAGCTCACGGCCCCGAACGATCAGGCGCCTTGCCAGCTCGGGACGGTGCTCTGCATCAACGCGATGCCCGTCTGCGTGGGCTTCGTCGGGCCGAAGGAGGAGCTCTGCAACGGGCTCGACGAGGACTGCGACGGCGTCGGCGACAACATGGCCCCGTGCCCGGGCGACAGCATGTGCATCCAGGCGCAATGCGCGATCCCCTGCACGGGCGGCGAGTTCCCCTGTCCGCCGGGCCTCGCGTGTAACGCCGACGGGTATTGCCTCAAGGTCACGTGCGACGACGTGAACTGCGGCCCGGGCCAGGTCTGCGTGGACGGCGTCTGCCAGGACGCGCCCGACGGAGGCATGGGCGGCAATGGCGGCGATGGCGGCGACGGTGGAAATGGCGGCTCGGCGGGCGCCGGCGGCGCGGGTGGAAATGGCGGCAATGCCGCGGCCACGACGGGCAGCGGCGGCGCGCCGGACCGGGGCACCTATGGTTTGCCCACGGGCGGCGGCGGCTGCACCTGCGGCGTCGCCTCCGACGAACGGCAAAACGCGGGCGTGATCGCGGGCCTCATCGCGCTCTCGTGCGCGGGGCTCGGGCGCCGCCGCGGCGCGCGCGGGTCGCGCAAGGAGGCGGCATGA
- a CDS encoding SDR family NAD(P)-dependent oxidoreductase: MHVAITGASVGIGEALARAFAAKGAVLSLVARRKERLDAIARELSGRAFLHQADLSVPERATDWIAPAEAELGPIDVLVNNAGVQHIEPTELAAVDAGEMLLRLNVLTPLRLTRAVLPGMMARGSGAIVDIASLAAITPMPGMYYYNASKGALANASEGLRGELRGTGVHVVTVYPGPVDTDMGRKGYEKYEPTFTSKLSPVGTADELARLVVRAVERKKARVVYPRSYGVTLLFPRIARWVTSRFSPPIKRLPG; encoded by the coding sequence ATGCACGTCGCCATCACGGGTGCGTCGGTCGGCATCGGGGAGGCCCTGGCGCGCGCGTTCGCTGCGAAGGGCGCGGTCCTGTCGCTCGTCGCGCGGCGCAAGGAGCGGCTCGACGCGATCGCGCGTGAGCTCTCGGGTCGAGCCTTCCTGCACCAGGCGGACCTCTCCGTCCCGGAGCGCGCGACGGACTGGATCGCGCCGGCCGAGGCGGAGCTCGGGCCGATCGACGTGCTCGTGAACAACGCGGGCGTGCAGCACATCGAGCCGACCGAGCTCGCCGCGGTCGACGCGGGCGAGATGCTCCTGCGCCTCAACGTGCTGACGCCGCTCCGGCTCACGCGCGCGGTCTTGCCGGGCATGATGGCGCGGGGGAGCGGGGCGATCGTCGACATCGCGTCGCTGGCGGCGATCACGCCCATGCCGGGCATGTATTATTACAATGCCTCGAAGGGCGCGCTGGCGAATGCGTCGGAGGGGCTGCGGGGCGAGCTGCGGGGCACGGGCGTGCACGTGGTCACGGTGTATCCGGGGCCGGTGGACACGGACATGGGGCGCAAGGGCTACGAGAAGTACGAGCCGACGTTCACGTCGAAGCTCTCGCCGGTCGGCACGGCCGACGAGCTCGCGCGGCTCGTGGTGCGGGCCGTCGAGCGGAAGAAGGCGCGTGTCGTGTATCCGCGCTCGTATGGCGTGACGCTCCTGTTCCCGCGGATCGCGCGGTGGGTGACGTCGCGGTTCTCGCCGCCGATCAAGCGGCTGCCGGGCTAG
- a CDS encoding arginase family protein, producing the protein MTPIEELAVLLRPAGGGLYLVSTGRAEQLAMQRALYRVERDAEVHDKHLEALTRIASARVVVLGVPSDVGAGFRRGANLGPQAIRARLLEEQPDFPERAAELGVVDIGDVFVVPQLLSDDMLNEAQKAASRRALYPNVPQGLAARLPVSPLSIAERALDLVFQLNPAAKPFVIGGDHSTAWPVAASLARARPPAKERWGIVQPDAHTDLLPERLGIRMCFATWSYHANELFGRDGRMVQVGTRASRHDRGHWEEGLGVRQFWAEECLAKPEATLDALVAHLRDRGVTGVYFSNDIDGTDARFADATGTPEPGGLEPDFVVELIRRLGREVGLVAGDIMEVAPVLGPSPESERQTVGLAVRYLDETIRAMLVTR; encoded by the coding sequence ATGACGCCGATCGAAGAGCTCGCCGTGCTCCTCCGGCCCGCGGGAGGCGGGCTTTACCTGGTCTCCACGGGGCGCGCCGAGCAGCTCGCCATGCAACGCGCGCTTTATCGGGTCGAGAGGGACGCCGAGGTCCACGACAAGCACCTCGAGGCGCTCACGCGGATTGCCTCGGCGCGTGTCGTCGTGCTCGGCGTGCCCTCGGACGTCGGCGCGGGCTTCCGGCGCGGGGCGAACCTCGGCCCGCAGGCGATCCGGGCGCGCCTGCTCGAGGAGCAGCCCGATTTCCCCGAGCGCGCCGCCGAGCTCGGCGTGGTCGACATCGGCGACGTCTTCGTCGTCCCGCAGCTCCTCTCGGACGACATGCTGAACGAGGCGCAAAAAGCCGCGTCGCGGCGGGCGCTTTACCCGAACGTCCCTCAAGGCCTGGCCGCGCGCCTGCCCGTCTCGCCGCTCTCCATCGCCGAGCGCGCGCTCGACCTCGTGTTCCAGTTGAACCCCGCCGCCAAACCCTTCGTCATCGGCGGCGATCATTCGACCGCCTGGCCCGTCGCCGCCTCGCTCGCGCGCGCCCGTCCGCCAGCGAAGGAGCGCTGGGGCATCGTGCAGCCCGACGCGCACACCGATCTCTTGCCCGAGCGCCTCGGGATCCGGATGTGCTTCGCGACCTGGTCGTACCACGCCAACGAGCTCTTCGGGCGCGACGGGCGGATGGTGCAGGTCGGCACGCGGGCCTCGCGCCACGATCGCGGCCACTGGGAGGAGGGCCTCGGCGTGCGGCAGTTCTGGGCGGAGGAGTGCCTCGCCAAACCCGAGGCGACGCTCGACGCGCTCGTCGCGCACCTGCGTGACCGGGGCGTGACGGGGGTTTATTTCTCCAATGACATCGACGGCACCGACGCGCGCTTCGCCGACGCGACGGGCACGCCGGAGCCGGGGGGGCTCGAGCCGGATTTCGTGGTCGAGCTGATCCGGCGCCTGGGGCGCGAGGTGGGGCTCGTCGCGGGCGACATCATGGAGGTGGCCCCGGTGCTCGGGCCGAGCCCCGAGAGCGAGCGGCAGACGGTGGGGCTCGCGGTGCGGTACCTCGACGAGACGATCCGCGCGATGCTCGTGACCCGTTGA
- a CDS encoding NADPH:quinone oxidoreductase family protein, translating to MKAVLCKAFGPPESLVVEDLPSPTPDAGQVVVAVHAASVNFPDLLVIQDKYQFKPSLPFSPGGEVAGVVSAVGPGVTSLAVGDRVVAWAPYGCFAEEVALGEGQVIQVPGGIDLVTASTLLVAYGTTHHALVDRAALREGETLVVLGAAGGVGVAAIEIGKLVGARVIACASSDDKLEVCRARGADEVVNYSREDLKARLKALAPNGVDVVYDPVGGPFAEPALRAMAWRGRYLVVGFAAGEIPKIPLNLTLLKGCSVVGVFWGSFTMREPERYREGLAELFGWVREGRIKPHVEQTFPLEQAGAALSAMAERRVKGKVVLVTERGAAAAR from the coding sequence ATGAAAGCCGTTCTTTGCAAGGCCTTCGGGCCGCCCGAGTCCCTGGTCGTCGAAGATCTCCCGAGCCCCACGCCCGACGCGGGGCAGGTGGTCGTCGCGGTCCACGCGGCCTCGGTCAATTTTCCGGACCTGCTCGTCATCCAGGACAAGTACCAGTTCAAGCCGAGCCTGCCCTTCTCGCCGGGCGGCGAGGTCGCCGGGGTCGTCTCGGCGGTCGGGCCCGGCGTGACGTCGCTCGCGGTCGGTGATCGGGTGGTCGCGTGGGCGCCGTACGGTTGCTTCGCCGAGGAGGTCGCGCTGGGCGAGGGGCAGGTGATCCAGGTGCCGGGCGGGATCGACCTCGTCACGGCCTCGACGCTGCTCGTGGCCTACGGGACCACGCATCACGCGCTCGTCGACCGCGCGGCGCTCCGGGAGGGCGAGACGCTCGTCGTGCTCGGCGCGGCGGGTGGCGTCGGCGTCGCCGCGATCGAGATCGGAAAGCTCGTCGGCGCGCGGGTCATCGCCTGCGCCTCGAGCGACGACAAGCTCGAGGTCTGTCGCGCCCGCGGGGCCGACGAGGTCGTCAACTACAGCCGCGAGGATCTGAAGGCGCGGCTCAAGGCGCTCGCGCCGAATGGCGTCGATGTCGTCTACGATCCGGTCGGAGGCCCCTTCGCCGAGCCGGCGCTGCGCGCCATGGCCTGGCGAGGCCGCTACCTCGTGGTGGGCTTCGCCGCGGGCGAGATCCCCAAGATTCCGCTGAACCTCACCCTGCTGAAGGGGTGCTCGGTCGTCGGCGTCTTCTGGGGCTCGTTCACGATGCGCGAGCCCGAGCGGTATCGCGAGGGGCTCGCCGAGCTCTTCGGCTGGGTGCGCGAGGGCCGGATCAAGCCACACGTCGAGCAGACGTTCCCGCTGGAACAGGCGGGCGCGGCGCTCTCGGCGATGGCCGAGCGGCGCGTGAAGGGCAAGGTCGTGCTCGTCACCGAGCGCGGAGCCGCCGCCGCGCGCTGA
- a CDS encoding maleylpyruvate isomerase N-terminal domain-containing protein → MTPLPPLATAHLFREVCSALHDLLASLGPDDWTKPTVHATRDVKDLVAHLLDGSLRRLSFQRDGHVIPAPEMRTFEAMVGFVQRLNSEWMVAARRLSPRVLMEMLRRADEEVAALFEGLDPEGPAIFSVAWAGEEWSQNWFDVAREYTEKWHHQQQIRDAVGRPGLTERRHLHPVIDTFLRGAPHAYRDVPAADGAGVDLVITGEAGGTWQLARAADRWELVTTRETPAVTTVELDADSAWRLWTKGLEPAEARARAVVRGDEALAAPVFRMVTIMA, encoded by the coding sequence GTGACGCCTCTGCCCCCCCTCGCCACCGCGCACCTCTTCCGCGAAGTCTGCTCCGCCCTCCACGATCTGCTCGCCTCGCTCGGCCCGGACGACTGGACGAAGCCGACGGTCCACGCGACGCGGGACGTGAAGGACCTCGTGGCGCACCTGCTCGACGGCTCGCTCCGGCGCCTGTCGTTCCAGCGGGACGGGCACGTGATCCCGGCGCCCGAGATGCGCACGTTCGAGGCGATGGTGGGGTTCGTCCAGCGGCTCAACTCGGAGTGGATGGTGGCGGCGCGCAGGCTCTCGCCGCGCGTGCTCATGGAGATGCTCCGCCGCGCCGACGAGGAGGTCGCCGCGCTCTTCGAGGGCCTCGACCCCGAGGGGCCGGCGATCTTCAGCGTGGCGTGGGCCGGCGAGGAGTGGTCGCAGAACTGGTTCGACGTGGCCCGCGAATACACGGAAAAATGGCATCACCAGCAGCAGATCCGCGACGCCGTGGGCCGGCCGGGCCTCACGGAGCGTCGTCATCTGCATCCGGTGATCGACACCTTTTTGCGAGGCGCGCCGCACGCCTACCGGGATGTCCCGGCCGCGGACGGGGCGGGGGTCGACCTCGTGATCACCGGGGAGGCGGGCGGGACGTGGCAGCTCGCGCGAGCCGCCGATCGCTGGGAGCTCGTGACCACGCGGGAGACGCCGGCCGTGACGACGGTGGAGCTCGACGCGGACAGCGCGTGGCGGCTCTGGACGAAGGGGCTCGAGCCGGCCGAGGCGCGGGCGCGGGCCGTGGTGCGCGGGGACGAGGCGCTCGCGGCGCCGGTGTTCCGGATGGTCACGATCATGGCCTGA